Proteins encoded by one window of Geobacter sp. DSM 9736:
- a CDS encoding YbaB/EbfC family nucleoid-associated protein, which translates to MSKGLAQIMKQAQMMQQKMAKLQEDAAQRTAEATVGGGAVSAVVSGKNRLVSLTIKKEAVDPEDVDMLQDLVVAAVNEALGKVQSEMAEEMSRVTGGLNIPGLF; encoded by the coding sequence ATGTCAAAAGGATTAGCCCAGATCATGAAGCAGGCGCAGATGATGCAGCAAAAAATGGCGAAGTTACAGGAAGATGCCGCGCAGCGGACTGCCGAAGCCACGGTTGGCGGCGGTGCTGTCTCTGCTGTAGTCAGTGGCAAGAACCGCCTGGTTTCCCTTACTATCAAGAAGGAAGCTGTAGATCCGGAAGATGTTGATATGCTTCAGGATCTGGTCGTCGCTGCGGTGAATGAAGCCCTTGGAAAAGTGCAGTCTGAGATGGCTGAAGAGATGAGCAGGGTAACTGGGGGGCTTAATATCCCCGGTCTATTTTAA
- the recR gene encoding recombination mediator RecR — MLYASSSLNRLLGELKKLPGVGEKTALRLAFHLLKSPGQVMALADSLHEVHGRIRSCSICHGITEEDPCCICTGTRDPSTICVVEEPQDLLAIERSHAFRGHYHVLQGALSPLNGVTPAQLKIPELLARLEESRVAEVIIATSFTVEGEATALYLAKVIKPLGKKITRLAHGIPLGSDLEYVDATTMQRAVQGRAEL; from the coding sequence ATGCTATATGCTTCGAGCTCGCTTAACAGATTGCTTGGCGAATTGAAAAAACTGCCGGGAGTAGGCGAAAAAACGGCGCTGCGGCTTGCCTTTCATCTACTTAAATCGCCTGGCCAGGTGATGGCTCTTGCGGACAGTCTTCACGAAGTCCATGGCAGAATCAGGTCATGCTCCATTTGCCATGGAATTACCGAAGAGGACCCCTGCTGCATTTGCACCGGTACCCGTGACCCCAGTACGATTTGCGTGGTGGAAGAACCGCAGGATCTTCTGGCGATTGAAAGAAGCCATGCATTCCGTGGACATTATCACGTGCTCCAGGGGGCGCTGTCCCCGCTCAACGGGGTTACTCCGGCGCAGCTTAAAATTCCGGAGCTGCTGGCGCGCTTGGAGGAGAGCCGGGTTGCAGAGGTAATTATCGCAACCAGCTTCACCGTGGAAGGGGAAGCGACGGCGCTTTACCTTGCCAAGGTGATAAAGCCGCTGGGGAAAAAAATCACGAGGCTTGCTCACGGGATCCCTTTGGGGAGTGATCTGGAATATGTCGACGCAACAACCATGCAGCGAGCGGTGCAAGGCCGCGCGGAGCTGTAA